Proteins from a genomic interval of Desulfofustis limnaeus:
- a CDS encoding sigma-54-dependent Fis family transcriptional regulator — MEKSSVPNTHEQLVTLRSRLAQVTNAWTFDDYRTFITFYSRIIPEFMGAERCSIFIMERGSNRICSIFGTGLEEQQIEPPLEGSIVGQVIKTGKSVLENNLSKHRGFHSSSDEQTGFVSRNLICSPIRSITGESVSGAIQLLNKKGGGIFSGDDLRKLDEIAHFLSISIESVMLNQEILTIASRFGKEMERLEQATIHGTKIIAESPAMIDVLNLVRIISKTPVNVLILGENGTGKELIARMIHALGDRSEKPFVPVNCACIPENLVESEFFGHEKGAFTGAEQARRGLFEEASGGTLFLDEIGEMPLIIQPKFLRVIQEGEGHRLGSNRMISYDLRLVSASNRDLAAEIKKERFREDLFFRLFSVEIVIPPLRERREDILPLAQHFLSLTNERFGKQVAGFSPEVIDLFERFSWPGNVRQLLKEVERLVALTDSGQVIQPDRCSRDLLHFFNSHKKRRRETDINDLALPAQIRRLEVGMIKEALLRANGNKTQAAALLDITRQGLLKKLKRYHL; from the coding sequence ATGGAAAAGTCATCCGTACCAAACACGCATGAGCAACTCGTCACCTTGCGCAGCCGATTGGCTCAGGTCACCAACGCCTGGACCTTTGACGATTATCGCACGTTCATCACCTTCTATTCGCGGATCATTCCTGAATTTATGGGAGCTGAACGCTGCTCAATTTTCATCATGGAGCGCGGCAGCAACCGGATCTGTTCGATTTTCGGCACCGGGTTGGAAGAGCAGCAGATCGAGCCGCCGCTGGAAGGGAGCATCGTCGGACAAGTCATCAAGACCGGCAAGAGCGTGTTGGAAAACAATCTCAGCAAACACCGCGGTTTTCATTCCAGCAGCGATGAGCAAACCGGTTTCGTCAGTCGCAACTTGATTTGCTCGCCCATCCGCAGCATTACCGGAGAAAGCGTCTCGGGAGCGATTCAGCTGCTCAACAAGAAGGGCGGCGGCATCTTCTCCGGGGACGATCTGCGCAAGCTCGATGAGATCGCGCACTTCCTGTCGATCTCCATCGAATCGGTGATGCTCAATCAGGAGATCCTCACCATCGCCTCCCGCTTCGGCAAGGAGATGGAACGGCTCGAGCAGGCCACCATTCACGGAACCAAGATCATTGCCGAAAGTCCGGCGATGATCGATGTGCTCAACCTGGTACGGATCATCAGCAAGACCCCGGTCAACGTTCTGATCCTCGGTGAAAACGGTACCGGCAAAGAACTGATCGCCAGGATGATCCACGCGCTTGGCGATCGATCCGAGAAACCGTTTGTGCCAGTGAACTGCGCCTGCATCCCCGAGAATCTGGTGGAGAGTGAATTCTTCGGCCATGAGAAGGGTGCTTTCACCGGAGCCGAACAGGCGCGGCGCGGCTTGTTTGAAGAAGCCAGCGGCGGCACGTTGTTTCTCGACGAGATCGGCGAAATGCCGCTGATCATCCAGCCCAAGTTTCTCCGGGTCATCCAGGAGGGTGAAGGGCACCGGCTCGGCAGCAATAGGATGATCTCCTATGATCTGCGGCTGGTGAGTGCCTCCAACCGGGATCTAGCCGCCGAGATAAAGAAAGAGCGGTTTCGCGAAGATCTGTTTTTCCGCCTCTTCTCGGTGGAAATCGTTATCCCGCCGCTGCGTGAGCGGCGGGAGGATATCCTGCCGCTCGCCCAGCATTTTCTTAGTTTGACCAACGAGCGTTTCGGCAAACAGGTGGCCGGCTTTTCGCCGGAGGTCATTGATCTATTCGAGCGCTTTTCCTGGCCGGGAAATGTACGTCAGCTGCTCAAGGAGGTGGAGCGGTTGGTGGCCCTGACCGACAGCGGCCAGGTGATTCAACCGGATCGCTGTTCGCGTGATTTGCTCCATTTCTTCAACAGTCATAAGAAGCGGCGACGTGAGACCGACATTAACGACCTGGCGTTGCCAGCCCAGATCCGGCGGCTCGAGGTGGGGATGATCAAGGAAGCGCTGCTGCGCGCCAACGGTAACAAAACCCAGGCAGCCGCGCTGCTCGACATCACCAGGCAGGGGCTGTTGAAAAAGCTCAAGCGCTATCACCTGTAG
- a CDS encoding MarR family winged helix-turn-helix transcriptional regulator, which yields MVTPKQKQALTVFVKMMRAAESLSVSVHRSLADEDLTVSQFGVLEALFHKGPMCQKDLAGKILKSTGNITMVIDNLEKRGLVERRRSETDRRFIQVLLTAAGRALIARIFPEHAARIEARLGVLNRKELDDLGVLLKRVGHAAAASSTTIQDDTNRRTSGRARLNDHEGAAERS from the coding sequence ATGGTAACACCAAAACAGAAACAGGCTTTGACGGTCTTCGTCAAAATGATGCGGGCAGCGGAGTCGCTCTCGGTCTCGGTGCATCGATCGCTGGCCGACGAGGATCTGACCGTCAGTCAGTTTGGCGTGCTCGAGGCATTGTTCCACAAGGGACCGATGTGCCAGAAGGACCTGGCCGGCAAGATCCTGAAGAGCACCGGCAATATCACCATGGTGATCGATAACCTGGAAAAGCGGGGTCTGGTGGAAAGACGAAGGAGCGAGACGGATCGCCGCTTTATCCAGGTGCTGTTGACCGCGGCCGGCCGCGCGTTGATTGCACGGATTTTCCCCGAGCACGCAGCCCGCATCGAGGCGCGGCTGGGCGTGCTCAATCGTAAGGAACTCGACGATTTGGGAGTGTTGTTAAAAAGAGTGGGCCATGCCGCCGCCGCATCATCGACAACGATTCAGGACGACACAAACCGGAGAACGTCCGGGCGTGCCCGCCTTAATGACCATGAGGGAGCGGCGGAGCGAAGCTGA
- a CDS encoding flavodoxin domain-containing protein: MAQVLVVYASDYGNTEKMAKAAVAGIESVAGVSAVLKKAEDVTADDLLGSDGVMVGTPVHMGSMDWRLKKMIDTVCSGLWMQDKLNGKVAGVFVSGSGYGGAGSGAELTFLSVLNNFAELGMIIVPLPKNTEGYKKGGLQWGPYGRSADEDLKPIGVSDDAVAVARRHGVHVARVASALAGKGIFS, from the coding sequence ATGGCACAGGTATTGGTAGTGTATGCAAGTGATTACGGAAACACCGAAAAGATGGCTAAGGCGGCTGTCGCCGGAATCGAATCGGTGGCCGGGGTGTCGGCCGTATTGAAAAAAGCTGAGGACGTGACTGCCGACGATTTGTTGGGAAGCGACGGGGTCATGGTCGGTACCCCCGTACATATGGGCAGCATGGATTGGCGGTTGAAAAAGATGATAGATACCGTCTGCTCGGGGTTGTGGATGCAGGACAAGCTGAACGGCAAGGTGGCCGGGGTGTTCGTCTCCGGCAGCGGTTATGGCGGGGCCGGCAGCGGTGCGGAATTAACCTTCCTGTCGGTGCTCAACAACTTTGCCGAATTGGGCATGATTATCGTGCCGCTGCCGAAAAATACCGAAGGGTATAAAAAGGGCGGCCTGCAATGGGGGCCATACGGTCGTTCGGCTGATGAAGACCTCAAGCCAATCGGTGTCTCCGACGATGCCGTCGCCGTCGCCCGTCGCCACGGTGTGCATGTGGCGCGGGTGGCGTCGGCCCTGGCCGGTAAAGGCATTTTCTCCTGA
- a CDS encoding CBS domain-containing protein: MFAVYNDQGLGFRSSLEELYRVAGISPTKRVKPLVSEEQQEEMGSALPFTSEAINAYKKMIGSQREGAIYHASQIMKRPVITVADSTPIVECYELLEEKKIKQLPVLNDAHRPLGLITKDSLLKVLLIEDKTLRHAEQGSIAPLVSRPLISADPVADIRRVARVMYECDLNCIPVTNSADDIIGIITRTDIVFAVSHYPAITLWA; encoded by the coding sequence ATGTTTGCCGTCTACAACGACCAGGGACTGGGCTTTCGCAGCAGTTTGGAGGAGCTGTATCGGGTGGCCGGGATCTCTCCGACCAAACGCGTCAAACCGCTGGTTTCTGAAGAACAGCAGGAGGAGATGGGATCAGCTTTGCCGTTCACCAGCGAAGCGATCAACGCCTACAAGAAGATGATCGGGTCGCAGCGGGAGGGGGCCATCTATCATGCCTCCCAGATCATGAAGCGGCCGGTGATCACCGTGGCCGACTCCACTCCCATCGTCGAGTGCTATGAGTTGCTGGAAGAAAAAAAGATTAAACAGCTCCCCGTGCTCAACGACGCCCATCGGCCCCTCGGCCTGATCACCAAGGACAGCCTGCTCAAGGTGTTGCTGATCGAGGACAAGACGTTGCGCCACGCGGAGCAGGGCAGCATCGCGCCCCTGGTCTCCCGACCGCTCATCTCCGCCGACCCGGTTGCCGATATCAGGCGGGTCGCCCGGGTGATGTATGAATGCGATCTCAACTGTATCCCGGTAACCAACAGTGCCGACGACATCATCGGCATCATCACCAGAACCGATATCGTTTTCGCCGTATCACACTACCCGGCCATCACCCTCTGGGCGTAA
- a CDS encoding ComEA family DNA-binding protein, whose amino-acid sequence MKTRKTLVMLLCSLFLLMAFSGVATVQAADAKASTAAGQAVADVININQADIETLATLPGIGPKIAERITAYRESNGPFQSVDDLLNVKGIGEKMLEKIKPLITVS is encoded by the coding sequence ATGAAAACGCGCAAGACGCTGGTCATGCTGCTGTGCTCACTCTTTCTGCTGATGGCCTTCTCCGGCGTGGCCACCGTCCAGGCGGCTGATGCCAAGGCCTCGACGGCTGCCGGACAAGCCGTTGCGGACGTCATCAACATCAATCAGGCCGATATCGAGACGCTGGCGACCTTGCCGGGTATAGGGCCGAAAATTGCCGAGCGCATCACTGCCTATCGGGAGTCGAACGGACCGTTCCAATCGGTGGACGATCTCCTCAACGTGAAAGGCATCGGGGAGAAGATGCTGGAGAAGATCAAACCGTTAATCACCGTATCCTGA
- a CDS encoding histidinol-phosphatase: MEMVAKVSVHGGHSGQFCNHATDSLEEVVKAYIDQGFSWVGITEHAPGVSEELLYTDQRQAGLTPALLYQRFGTYVTECRRLQALYADRIRLYTAMEIETYSGYRQFVPDLVAVFKPDYIVGSVHFVDDINFDYSPEMYERAAAHAGGVDRLYHRYFDLQYEMIEFLRPAVVGHFDLVRIFDADYRRRLEQPDILARIERNLQAVKKHDLILDFNLRALAKGASEPYLAEPILHLARSYDIAVVPGDDSHGSGDVGNFFDRGVAILQHHGFSTQWRRPV, from the coding sequence ATGGAAATGGTGGCAAAAGTATCGGTGCATGGCGGACACAGCGGGCAGTTCTGCAATCACGCAACCGATTCGTTGGAAGAGGTGGTCAAGGCTTATATCGATCAGGGGTTCTCCTGGGTGGGCATTACCGAACACGCCCCGGGGGTCAGCGAGGAATTGCTCTACACCGACCAACGGCAGGCCGGGCTGACGCCGGCGCTGCTCTACCAGCGCTTCGGCACCTATGTCACCGAGTGTCGCCGCTTGCAGGCCCTCTACGCCGACCGGATCCGCCTCTATACGGCCATGGAAATCGAGACCTACAGCGGCTATCGCCAGTTCGTTCCAGACCTGGTCGCGGTCTTCAAACCCGATTATATCGTCGGCTCCGTGCATTTCGTGGACGATATCAATTTCGATTACTCACCAGAGATGTATGAGCGGGCGGCAGCTCACGCCGGCGGGGTCGATCGACTGTATCACCGTTATTTCGACCTGCAGTATGAGATGATCGAATTTCTGCGGCCGGCGGTGGTCGGTCACTTCGATCTGGTCAGGATCTTTGACGCTGATTACCGCCGTCGACTTGAACAGCCGGACATCCTGGCCAGGATCGAACGGAACCTGCAGGCGGTGAAAAAGCATGATCTCATTCTCGATTTCAATCTGCGCGCCTTGGCCAAAGGCGCGTCCGAGCCTTATCTTGCCGAACCGATCCTGCACCTGGCCAGATCGTACGACATCGCCGTCGTTCCCGGCGACGATTCCCACGGTAGTGGCGACGTCGGCAATTTTTTCGACAGAGGAGTCGCGATCCTCCAGCACCACGGTTTTTCCACCCAGTGGCGCCGACCAGTTTGA
- a CDS encoding DsbA family oxidoreductase, translating into MTTNMELFSDYVCPWCYFMTGRIERLLTEFDVSITWRVFPLHPDTPDEGRDLDEIYQRYPYPKEDLIEHLKRNARALNMPYCERSKTYNTRLAQELGLWAEAKGAGPRFHQQAFTAYFVHHDNLARKDVLFCLVERAGLEVAEAERVLADRSFAAAVDKDWQRADDLGITAVPTFVIGDKKLVGAQEYRSLSKFVNECGVARRS; encoded by the coding sequence ATGACCACCAATATGGAGTTGTTTTCCGATTACGTCTGCCCGTGGTGTTACTTCATGACCGGGCGCATCGAGCGCCTGCTTACGGAGTTCGATGTGTCCATCACCTGGCGGGTGTTCCCGCTGCATCCCGATACCCCGGATGAAGGACGTGATCTTGACGAGATTTATCAACGTTATCCCTATCCAAAAGAAGACCTGATCGAGCACCTGAAACGCAACGCCCGAGCGTTGAACATGCCTTATTGCGAGCGATCGAAAACCTATAATACCAGGCTGGCGCAAGAACTCGGGTTATGGGCGGAAGCGAAAGGGGCCGGGCCCCGTTTCCACCAGCAGGCTTTTACCGCTTACTTCGTTCACCACGACAATCTGGCCCGCAAGGATGTGCTCTTCTGTCTCGTCGAGCGAGCTGGCCTCGAGGTGGCTGAAGCCGAACGAGTGCTGGCCGACCGATCGTTTGCCGCCGCTGTCGATAAGGATTGGCAGCGGGCCGACGATCTGGGCATCACGGCGGTGCCGACCTTCGTTATCGGAGATAAGAAGCTGGTGGGTGCCCAGGAATACCGGTCCCTGTCGAAATTCGTCAACGAATGCGGAGTGGCCCGCCGGTCGTGA
- a CDS encoding DsrE family protein: MANFLFVLRDNDFEKATRCFQFAKIAHGKGHHVDLFFIDSGVDWATKDRDGSRKTDTGDCVNDYLPYLVEHEVHVGVCTPCAKNRHLDESKFHANMALDGGPHLIDMAAEAKVFNF, translated from the coding sequence ATGGCCAACTTTTTGTTTGTGCTGCGCGACAACGATTTCGAGAAAGCCACCCGCTGTTTCCAGTTTGCCAAGATCGCCCACGGGAAGGGTCATCACGTCGATCTCTTTTTTATCGACAGCGGCGTCGACTGGGCGACGAAAGATCGCGACGGCAGCCGCAAGACAGATACCGGCGACTGCGTGAACGACTACCTGCCCTACTTGGTGGAACACGAGGTGCACGTCGGGGTCTGTACGCCTTGTGCCAAAAACCGCCACCTGGACGAGTCGAAATTCCACGCCAACATGGCGCTCGACGGTGGACCACACCTGATCGACATGGCCGCCGAGGCGAAGGTCTTCAATTTCTAG
- a CDS encoding cold-shock protein produces the protein MAKGTVKWFNDAKGFGFIAQQGGGDVFVHHSAIRADGFKSLDEGASVTFDVVDGPKGPAAANVVQQ, from the coding sequence ATGGCAAAAGGCACAGTAAAATGGTTTAACGACGCGAAAGGTTTCGGATTCATCGCTCAACAGGGAGGCGGAGATGTCTTCGTCCACCACAGCGCCATCCGGGCCGACGGCTTCAAATCCCTCGATGAGGGAGCTTCCGTCACTTTCGACGTTGTCGACGGACCCAAGGGACCGGCGGCGGCCAACGTCGTTCAGCAATAA
- a CDS encoding DEAD/DEAH box helicase — MSFTAFPLHHQLQANLQACGYTVPTPIQEAAIGPVLDGRDLLGLAQTGTGKTAAFVLPILQRLLERTGKPTPGPRALIISPTRELAEQTNDYINKLAARTGLRSAVFYGGVGKAGQIARIRSGIDSVVACPGRLLDLVQEGALTLTNIRTLVLDEADHMFDRGFLPDIRRIIKLLPKQRQNLVFSATMPAEIRALVEAILSAPVTVQIDHTKAIATISHVFMRVAQQDKVALLRDVLNNEGVRSAIVFTRTKHKAKNLARQLETSGLRATSLQGNLSQQKRQQALNGFKDGSYTILVATDIASRGIDVSEISHIINFDMPETAETYTHRTGRTGRAQHNGEAISFIAEDNGHLAARLERSLGAHLSYRHHSYETATTKPAGPAEQTPRQAKRPQKSAPRQRGKSASRRSRAASFDFGI; from the coding sequence ATGAGTTTCACCGCATTCCCCTTGCATCATCAACTGCAGGCCAATTTACAAGCCTGTGGTTACACCGTGCCAACCCCCATCCAAGAGGCGGCCATCGGCCCTGTTCTTGACGGCCGCGACCTGCTGGGCCTGGCCCAGACCGGTACCGGCAAGACTGCCGCTTTCGTCCTGCCGATCTTACAAAGACTGCTGGAGCGGACGGGCAAGCCAACACCCGGACCACGGGCATTGATCATCTCTCCGACCAGGGAACTGGCCGAGCAGACCAACGACTATATCAACAAACTGGCAGCTCGCACCGGCTTGCGCAGTGCTGTCTTTTATGGTGGCGTCGGCAAGGCAGGGCAAATTGCCCGCATCAGAAGCGGCATCGACAGTGTCGTGGCCTGTCCCGGCCGACTGCTCGACCTCGTTCAGGAAGGGGCGCTCACCCTGACCAACATCCGCACCCTTGTCCTTGACGAAGCGGATCATATGTTTGATCGCGGTTTCCTGCCGGATATCCGGCGGATCATCAAACTGCTGCCAAAACAGCGACAGAACCTGGTCTTTTCCGCCACCATGCCGGCCGAAATCCGCGCTCTGGTGGAGGCCATCCTCTCTGCGCCGGTGACCGTCCAGATCGACCACACCAAGGCCATTGCCACCATCTCCCATGTGTTCATGCGGGTGGCGCAGCAGGACAAGGTGGCGCTGCTGCGGGACGTGCTCAACAACGAAGGGGTACGATCGGCCATTGTCTTCACCCGAACCAAGCACAAAGCCAAGAACCTGGCTCGCCAACTGGAAACCTCCGGCCTTCGGGCGACCTCATTGCAGGGCAACCTCTCCCAGCAGAAACGGCAGCAGGCGTTGAACGGCTTTAAAGACGGTTCCTATACCATTCTAGTGGCCACCGATATCGCTTCCCGCGGTATCGACGTCTCGGAGATCTCGCATATCATCAACTTCGACATGCCGGAGACCGCCGAAACTTACACCCATCGCACCGGCCGGACCGGGCGGGCACAGCATAACGGCGAGGCCATCAGCTTCATCGCCGAGGACAACGGGCACTTGGCCGCACGGTTGGAACGAAGCCTCGGGGCCCATCTGTCCTACCGGCACCACTCGTATGAGACGGCGACGACCAAACCGGCCGGACCAGCGGAGCAGACACCCCGGCAGGCAAAGCGGCCGCAGAAAAGTGCGCCGCGACAGCGCGGCAAGAGCGCCTCGCGACGAAGCCGCGCGGCATCATTTGATTTTGGCATCTGA
- a CDS encoding RNA recognition motif domain-containing protein, with protein MKLFIGNLPYDINETDLRGMLTPHGEVVEMNLVLDQFTGRPKGFAFVEMADRSGGQQAMEDLNKRVYKSRQLVCNEAKPKKKTRGRR; from the coding sequence ATGAAACTCTTTATCGGCAATCTGCCGTATGATATTAACGAGACTGATTTGCGCGGTATGCTCACCCCGCACGGTGAAGTCGTTGAGATGAACCTGGTCCTGGACCAGTTTACCGGCCGGCCCAAGGGGTTTGCTTTCGTAGAGATGGCAGACCGGTCCGGCGGCCAGCAGGCGATGGAAGACCTCAATAAACGGGTCTACAAGAGCCGTCAGTTGGTCTGCAACGAGGCAAAGCCGAAAAAGAAGACGCGGGGCAGAAGATAA